AGCATTTAGCCTTTAAATATGTTCAATTGTCCTTGCATGTCTGTTTGAACACATTTGGGAGTACGTTTGATCGTATTTAAATACAATGGTCGTCTAAAATTGTTACTCCAAGTTGGCAGTTCCGCACTTACACagcaaaattgattttttattttttttaaacaaggaatAATTGTCCTCCACAGTattgtttttgatttaaaagaaaaaaaactaacaaaaaagacTACACCCGTTGTTCCCAACTTGCGCACCAGGAGGCAGTATAATACTAAACAGTTTCGTAtgtacaaatgaagaagaacagACTTTTTCTTCTACTCCAGCcccgaggccgccatattggtcctcccaaaaaatgtttctcagcatacgatccaaattggagaacatttgagacggtacttagtagaaacagcatgatttatgatgttttaaatgtgttaaacataACAAGAGGACTTGAgatattttacaacttgccttaaatacatgtaaaaaaatttatGCTGAGTGATGTttgcaggaggaaacttgtatatacgtgtaattcaacaaaagatgcctctgccaaatctaatattgaggtctaaggaactgaacaataaaataaaaagaggttcttcaaagcagcacataccatccacttgttaaaaaaacaaagtgtatTTTCCATTTATGTTAGTCTGAAGCTTGCCAGAGATGTTCTTAAGGCAACGTAGCTCACTTGTCTACAAGAGACAACACGCCACTTTCTTCGTTTAGTTTTCAAGCTGACTTCAGTTGGTGGCGGCAATAAACAACTTGAAGCCCCTTTTTGAAGGAAATGTTCACTATTTGCCTGTTTTTGTCTGGAAACACGTGTGCTGCTGCGCACCTCCGAGGATCGGACCTTAATGGGAACCAGAAGGACTCGTGTCCTAAACTGGAAACACTTCCTTACACACGCGCGCGTCGCTGTCTGCCAAAATGAAGAACACGCTTTTGAGCCGTCCACCAACATTGGTCCCGGTAACAATTtatgacctccaccaaggacgTATTTTTTTGGACCAATAAATATTAGAACAACTAAATACTTAAAggtgaagtcaaccccaaaaatcTTCTTAGCAATATGTTTGATGAAGCCACACAAGTGTCAACACTACGGAAGCGCCGAGCTGCCAAtgcggagtaaaaaaaaaattggctggcgggtatgtttgaacatactcgcaaatatgtttgaacctactcgcaaatatgttcaaacatacttgtaggctacatgctacaaagttagcataccttcccataatgccacgaggtattatttgtgcatgcgtgagtcaaaacaaaacccaattttttcagcatttgggccacattactgattcattagaaaattaagtagaaaaaaaacagtgttcattcgtaacttttacgatttattatgcctgccgtgcatgatttaggttcgtcatttttcgccccataatgcaatggggtATATTACACTTGTGCACTTGAGTACCACAGCAATCGagtatgttcaaatatatttgcaagtatgttcgaacgtatttacgagtatgttcgaacatacttgccagccaaaaatgtttggcacattggcagctctacgcttctgtACAACACGGCATTGTGCTTAATAGTGTTTATGGAATTTTGGTTAAGCgtcaaaatgcagccattttgagccatctcggggcagccattttgccacttgctgtcacccGAAAATTACATCAAATTCTAAAATCAATTTTCCTATGAATATTTGTGGGTGTCAGGAATGGATGCATCGGATTTGCATTTTTACCACAGTAGCTGTTTTCTACAATTGGTCTGAGTTCGACTTTTGGGAACGAATTAATTATTAAGATTTTACTGTATAAGGAAAAACTCGTTAAAATGCCTTATGAGGTTCTTACCAACTTGTGTATTGTGCAAACAAGCTGGAATTTGAATAGAATTAATGGTTGTTTTATATGAATGACTTTCCAAACATTTCcagtctgtgtgtgtgtccagAAATGTCTCCAAACAAGCTGAAATCTTATGTAAACTGCAACAAGACCAGCAGATGAAAATTGATTCCATGTTGTCGATGCTTGCGTGTCCGTACAGTGCAGTTCTCCTCTGCCGGGCCTACGGAGCAAAGAGATGTGCTGCCGGGGTCTGGGAAAGGCCTGGGGCTCCACCGACTGCGCCCTCTGCCCCCCACACGCAGGTCAGCACGCTAACTTCACCTCCGCTCGCAAGCAAACGCAAACACGCACGCCGTGATCCCGGATCactcaaatatttgcaaagaTCCCACCGGGACGGGCTTACATAACAGCTCactcatgcacgcacacacagactgTATCTTCTTCTTGAGGACATGACTTGAATGGTAGCAGAGCCGCGGAACCGACAACATCACACCCCCCACTGCCattcaataaatataataaaagttGATTTGATGCGTTTGCTTTCCTCGTGTGTGTCTTCACGAGCTTGTTGCACAATCATCCGTCATGAATTTGTGACTCAGCAGGTCCAAATAACAGCAGCTGTCCTGTTGGCTTCCAACCAAACAATGGAACCAAATGTGTTGGTgagcttttattattattattattagtattattattatgatcatTATTAATATCACTGTTATGATTATCAGGTTTGGTTATTAATAGTAACCAGTGCCACCAGAAAATCAGAGTTTAAGACCATTTTAAAAGGTTACATCATGAAAATGCTTTCATCTGTCCACTACCAAAGTGTGGAACTACCAATTTTTGATTGGCAAGTACTTTTGAATTTACGTTCCACGTACTCGCTAAtacatacttgtaggctaaataccACAAATATATTTTCCCATAACGCCACACTGTGTTACTTTACATTTGTGAGTGGGAAAACATTGTTCATGCACTTGAAAtctatgatttattattattgtctgcAGTGTATTATTTAGGTTTGGCTGCAAGTCACTACCCTGTTGCATTGTGGGAAAATATGCTAAGCTAAGCATTTAGGCTACAAGCATGTTCAAATGTTATCGCgtgtatgtttgaacgtatttgcgagtacgttcaatTGTGTTAAAAATACAAAGGTACTCACTTGGCAGTACCACacgtacacgtttttttttgtttgttttttaacaataatagcACTCTATAGTattatatttgattaaaaaaatagagtTAATAATACTGTAAAATAGAATATGAAGCATTCAACAGTGTGTGCACATTAATTTAATGTCACAGTCCCTTTTATTGTGTGCTGCTTCTCCTGGTGTACCCAacttggccaccaggaggcagtatGAGACTATACTGTTATGTaaacacaaatgaagaagaacatACTTTTTCTTGTACAGTACTCAGTACTCAGTTATTCcgccatttgtgttcaaatagttTCTTAATTTGTTGTAAAACACCAATTATCAATTGTTAGCGTGTCACTAGCATTTTCCTTttatgttagcatgaagctggCAACAATAAATAACTTGAAGCCCTTTTTTGTTGACTATTTGCCAAACTTGAGTTGAAGTACTGTTATGTCACATTTGCGCTTTTAAGTCAGAGCATAAAAATCACAAGTGGAGTCGCTCATATCTCGGCACCACAGTGAACATTGATGACGTCTTCTATCCTGTTGATTGAACTCGGCAAACGAGCGAGTAAACATTGCAGCTGCATTTGTGTATAGATGTGAACGAGTGCCTGCGGCCTGGCCTTTGTGAGAACGGCCTGTGTGTCAACACGGCGGGGAGTTACAGTTGCGTTTGCAAGACGGGCTTCATCTTGGATGCCTCGCATGGACTCTGCATCTGTAAGTAAACCAACAGTGGCCTTCACGGGGCTCACTTGTCTCAAGCCAAATAAAACCCGGCCGTTCCCCTGCTACAAATGTGTATGTTCGCCACATCGGTTCTGTTTACACACAAATGTAGAAGCACAAGAAGCTTAGTGAACAACTGTTTAAGTTAAACCTCACCATAACATTTATAATTGCCTATAATTTAGTACTGGTACTTCCAACCATGAAACAGACATTTTTGGTAAAATCAACACATTCtacttttatgaaaaaaaaaaaaaagaaaaaaaaaagagtgtacTCTTTCTATTGGTGGTTTTGATGCTTATATTGTGGCAAAAGAGtcaaaatgctttaaaatggTTGGCATAAACTGCACTTTTTCACGACTTTGAACTGTTGTTACCCATTTTGTCCACTAGTGGCGCACTGAAAACCACTTCAATGACATTTTGAAATCTGGCTGTTACTCAGGATTTGATGgaaactcatactaaaaaaaaaaaagcacaatatggtgctttttaaaaataacagcaatgcatataatccacctacaatctctaataacaacattgaggcacttacttggtaaacTTACttggcaagcacacattgatcgcttcacaagcatattacgttccccttcatctgacaattagcatagattttaaacataaaaggccaaaacattccgaatgaaaattaaattgcactaattaactagccactagagggtgctagaactgcacaaatggaaatcaacctgactttttttaacaatgtattCCTTTTAACTATTGTGaacatgatattgtggcagttttatatttatatatcacTATATCACGATAATGCCCttgtcgttacatccctagtggtgACTGTGTCCAGACTCACTCGTCTGGTTTGCAGGCTGGTTATTTATTGCTTATTAGGCCACAGACATACTGGCTTGGCCCACTTGAGATCCAATTAGGGTAAAAGTGAATTAAAATGAGTCAAGTTTGACAGCCCTGCTTGAAATGTCCTCTCTTGCGTTCTGTGCAGCCCAGAGTGTGATATCCGAGGAGAAGGGTCAGTGCTACCGGGTCCTGGGTTCAGGTCTGGGCCCGTCCTCCTGCTCCCTGCCCATCCTCAGGAACATCACCAAGCAGATCTGCTGCTGCAGCCGAGTCGGCAAGGCCTGGGGGCCCCAATGCCAGCGCTGCCCCTACTTCGGCTCGGGTGAGTCGGCGCTCCCGTCGGGAGTGCGGGAGAGGCTTCAAGTGGAGGCAGggatattatttttcatgaagatAAAACAAGTTGCACAACTTCGAAATTGTCTGTAGCAAAAGCCTGCGTATGAGTTGATGATTTTTGCTTTTCCAGCGGCTTTCAAGGAGATCTGTCCTGCCGGTCCAGGCTACCACTACTCCGCCTCCGTCCTGCAGTTCAGCCAGAGAGCTGCAGATCAACTGGGCACCCGAGGAGCTCAGCTGCTAACCGACGACCAGCAGCCTCACCACGGTACGAGCTCCGCATCTCAACAGAAACCCTGCCCCAGCCGAACCAGCCGCCCCAGTCCGCCCCCACCACGCCTGGCCGTCAGCCCGCCTCCGTCGAGACCTGTGAACCCTGGGAGCACCCCCCGGCACAGACCTCAGAGTCCAGACAGGGCCGCAGTCCAGCCCGACCGCCCAAAACCAACCACGTCTTCTGTAAGATCTCCACCACGAGCCGACGAGAGTCGAGGTACAGCCCGCAACCAGGGAACCGTCGGCAGTCGGGGCGCAAGTCACAACCAAGTCTCGAACAGGAACCAAGGAATCACAAGGAATCAGGGCCTGAGTCAGAACCAAAGCACTAGCTGGGAGCAAAGCATTGGTGGCAGTCAAGATAACACCAGGAACCCAGCAACGGGCAGAAGCCAAATTCCCAGTGGGAGCCAAGACGTGAGAGTGGGTCACGGGACCAGGATCAGCCAAAGCTCGAGTGGAAGTCAGGACACCAATCAGAACCAAGGAAGTATCAGAAACCAAATCACCAATCTGAACCAAGGCACAAGTGGGAGTCAAGGTACCTGATTGAGAGCAGGCAGGaacaggaactttttttttcacaataaacGCCAGACTCCTTGTCTGTGTTTGCGGAAGGTCTTCTGCCAGGAAGAGGAGACTCCCTCCCTGAACCGGCTCCACGGATCCCCGAGCAAGACCTCTTGCCTCCAAAGAAGCCACAGACAACCACGCGGCCGCCACAAGTCCAGCGTAAGTCCTCCAAACGGCATCTGAAACATTTTTAAGACTGGCTCATCGGTACATTTGTGTGCGCAGGGATGCCGGGCGTGTGTGAGACCAAGCCCGACGTGTGTGGTGGCGGTCGCTGTGTGGATCAGCCGGGTGGCAAACATACGTGCGTGTGCCATCAAGGCTACCAAGCCAACAGGCAGCGCACGCATTGCCAGGGTGAGCAAACACACGCAAGCAGAGTTCTTTTGGCTCCATGAAAAACATTGCAATGTAATAATACACTCGCTGTGTGTGTAGATGTGAATGAGTGTTTTGCGTCTGGAGGTGTGTGTGCTCCAGGGGAATGCGTCAACAGTGCAGGCAGCTACCGATGTGTTTGTCCGTCCGGATTCAAGACAGACGCTCGGAAGACTCGCTGTCAAGGTGACATTCTGTCCACGTTTTATTTGTATGTGACTAATGAGGCCTAGCATCACAAACATGGTTAATGTGATTGTTGTTGCTTACATTGCTAATGTTGCTAATGTGGTTAGCATGGCTAATATTAGTAATATTGTTTAGCTTCTAACATAGCTAATGTGGCTAATATGACCAACGTGGCTAATGTCACTAATGTTGCCAGCGTAGCTAATGTTGCCAACATAGCCAAAGTCATTAATGTGGCTAAGTGAGCTAAAATGGCTGATATTGCTCATGTTGTTCATGTGGCTAACAAGGCAATTGTAGCTAATGTCACAGCAATGGCGAAAGAGGCTAACATTGCTAATATGGTGAGTGTGATTAACACACGGAATGGACACACAATAGGCCACTTGTGGCTGAAGCCAGAGGGAagccatcttgtgttgccacTGTTAGTGACAACAGCACTTCTCCCAGACTTTTTGGTCCAACCGTATGTCATGCGTGTTGCAATTCTTGCCATAGAGTCAGAAAATAGCATGGAAAAAAGGTGGGATTAGCAAGTGGCAATGTAAAATGGCCACCAGTGGCTTCGTTTCCCCCAACATCATTTTTAGTCCATTCATATGTAAATCCATGTTTCAGTGTGACAAATGTGGCCACTGTCATATCCTATACTGCTAAAATAGCTATTTTTGTGGATGCCTTATTCTAATTAATTACTATCTAACATTGCTAATGTAGCTAACAAGGCAAATGAAGCTAATGTCAAAGCTGTGATGAATGCGACTAATAATGCTAATGTGGCAAACGTGTAACTTGACTAACGTGCCTTTtgtagctaacatggctaatgTGGATAACTTCATGTAAGTGGTTTatggccccgcccccttccccaCTGTCCCCCCCTTAGACGTAAATGAATGTGAGGACCCCCTGCTGTGTCCTGGCCAGGAATGCGTCAACAATCCTGGCTCGTACCGCTGCGTCTCCTGTCAACCAGGATTCGGACTTCTCAACGGATTGTGCACAGGTAACACCAATCACAATTGTCATGGCAACAtacgatttctttttttttaatctttatcgGTATGTAAATCCGTCCCCCCCAGACATTGACGAATGTGTTCAAGCTCCATGCGCCAACGGACGCTGCGAAAACTCCCCCGGAAGCTTCCGATGCCTCTGTCGCCACGGTTACCAGCTCACCAACAACACCTGTGCAGGTGACAACATCACATGTTACACAACATGAAACACAGTCAATGAGGTCATCATGGCGACCTGCATGTGTGCGCATATGTTTTGTACAGATGTGGACGAATGTGCGGATCCGTCTCAGTGTCCAGGTCAGATGTGTGTCAATTCTGTGGGCTCGTATCGTTGTGTTTCCTGTCGCCCGGGATACAAACTGACCAACAAACAGTGCACAGGTAACACACGTGCACACAGATATGCGTGCACAGtctacacacacataaacacagaaATATGCATACGTATGTATCTGCTGTCTTGAACAGATGTGAACGAGTGTGAGGACGGAGCGATGTGTCCAGGCGGCCAGTGCGTCAACACAAAGGGGTCCTACAAGTGTGTGGACTGTCGCCAAGGTTACCGGGCTACCAATGGCGTGTGTGAAGGTActcacaaacatgcacacacacaggcagTACAAACTATTGattgacattttcacatttgatctCTTTGTCTTTGAAATTCAAACCAAGAGAAGTGAAAATTGAACATTTACTGTCGGGTGCTATTTACttgttttcaattttcattCACACGTCGGCCCTCATTTTGTCGCACAGACGTGGACGAGTGCGCGAGCGCGTCCACGTGCCCGGCGGAGCGCGTGTGCGTCAACACGGTCGGCTCGTACCGCTGCGACTGTCAACCGGGCTATCGGACCTTCGGCCGGGGCCGACCGTGCAGAGGTGAGTCCGCTTGACTCGGCCTTTGTCTAtgctacattgtggggccccattcaggcttgtttttccaggtttaactaccattgtggggaccgagttgaaattgtggggacattttgggggtccccacaagttcagacctctttttgagggtaaaGACTTGCTTTTAGAttagtttgaattgggttatgttTGAGTttagggtaaggaatggggGTCGGCAATCATGTTTTAATGGTTGAGGTTGTGGAAAGGcaattatgtcaatgagaagtccccacgatgatacaaagaaaagcatgagtgtgtatgcgtgtgcgtgtgtagacATTGACGAGTGCGTGGAGGAGAACTGGTGCCCCCCCACGGGAGAGTGTGTCAACACGCCAGGCTCGTTCAAGTGCGTGTGTCCTCAAGGGTACGCACTCAGCGAGGGCGACGGCAACAACAAAACGTGCATCGGTAGGTACGACTTCTTCTCCGGCGGTTGCCGCGGCGACGCTGTACGGGCAATTTGTAAGACGCGTCGGCTGTCTGCCGCAGACGTGAACGAGTGCGCGAGGTCCAACGTGTGCGTCGACGGCGAGTGCGTCAACACCGAAGGGTCCTTCACGTGCCGATGCCGGCAGGGATTCGCCAGCAACCCGGAAAATAACGCCTGCCTTGGTACACACAAACCTtgacataaaaatacacaaacatgagCTGATAGTGGCAGACCTAGTCTGGATCGAAATGTGCGTGTTTGTATTCCCAGATGTGGACGAGTGCTCGTCGTCCGGCGCTTCGGTTTGCGGAGGAAATCAGCGCTGCCAGAACACCATCGGCTCGTACCGCTGCCTGACTTCCTGCCAGCCGGGCTTCCAGGCCTCGGCCGACGGACGCTGTCACGGTCAGTTTGACCATCCGTCGCCTCCAACCTTGACCGACCGGCAAGTACCAAACGAACGTACGTGTCTCCTCCTATGCCAGACGTGGACGAGTGCGCCGATGGGTCGGCCTGCGGACGGCACGCCGTCTGTCGGAACGTGGCGGGGACGTACGAGTGCTTGTGCGACCCGGGCTTCACATCCGCGCCCGACGGGAACTCCTGTGTGGGTACGTGGACTGCatggatcctttttttttttttttttttgtctgaaacaaACTGTTGCAACTTTTAAACTGTTCAGGTTATTCCTACTAACAATTGTgctttcaaaatttcaaaaatagaAGCCCCAAAttaagatttttgttgtttttgttgtttttcctctACTAAGTTCTACCTTTTTTGTCTGATCCAAACTGTTGCAACTTTTAAACTGTTCATCTTATTCCTACTACCAATTGTGATTTCAAAGTTTCAAAATAGAAGCCCTAGAATTAACATTATTTCTCTCTATCAGCTTATtcgtattaaaaaaattataaaaaaaaaaaaaaatcaaaataaaaaccaaaattaagattttgtttttttccatctcaCAGCTTATTCctagttccatttttttttccaatatttcaaaataagaggcaAATATTAAGATTTTAAAACTTTTCTCCTCTATCAACTTATTCCTACTaccaaattgtaaaataaatgaataataataatcagaataaaagccaaaaattaAGACTGATTTCTCCACTATCAGCTTATTCATACtaccaagttgttttttttcaaaataaaagccaaaaattaagattttgtttttcctcactaTCAGTTTATTCCTACTACCAAAttgttaacaataataataataatacaaataataataataatagtcaaaataaaaataaaagccaaaaattaagatttttttctcCACTATCAGCTTTTTCCTACTACCAAagctttttcaaaataaaagattattaagatttttttttaattaagatttttttgttttttctcaccaTCAGTTTATTCCTACTACCaaattgtgaataataataataagaagaagaatcacaataaagcaaaaaaaataagattttgTTGTTCCTCACTATCAGTTTATTCTATATTGTATACTaccaaattgtaaataataataataataataataatcaaaatgcaagcaagaaataattttttttcctctatcaGCTTATTCCTAGGaccatattttttcaaaaaatgtaattttcaacatgacaaaaaataacctcaaccaaaaattcaaatttgaatCAAGTCCAAAACATCCTTTTACACTCCCAAAGACTTTCAATAATTCTACTATAATAAGCATGGCTGTGGGAAGACCCGCATGGCAAAACACGCGGCTCATGAAAgctgagcagaaaaaaaaaaaaaaaaaggaagccttCCAATGGGAAAAGGAGATTCAAACACGCCCATTTTTACAATCTTCTATTTATGCGTGCGTGTTCCAGATGAGGACGAGTGCGCGTCCATGCCGGGCGTGTGCGGTCGGGCTCGCTGTGCCAACCTGGAGGGCTCGTTCACGTGCGAGTGCGACGCGCCTGGGGAAGACTTTGACTCGGACGCTCGACGATGCGTGAGCGCGCTGCCGCCAGGTATCCGCGCACGCTCATTCCACTTAACTCCACTCACACGTTTGCGCGCAATGCCCTGGCccgtgggcaaggcgtgaactGTCGCCGGCTAACCTGAATTTCACTTGATTGTCCACGCCCGTTTAAAGACACAGCCAACACGTGTAGGTGAATACGACAATACACCCTTAAAACCGCTGGGTCGAAACAgtaacttgggtcaattttaACCAACTTTGGGTTAtttcgtacaaaaaaaaacgggttgTTGTGTGCATAACAACTCAGGAAATTGTTAAtaggtccaatttttgacccaaattgggttgtttACTAAAGAAATCTCTTCAAACAAATTGAGTTGTTTACATTGACTTGTTTTTATGCATAGCAATCTACCTCATGCAATGATACtttcatacacacaaaatatACACAGTACAAATCGAcacgcatacatacatacatgtagtatgtatgtatgtatgtatgcgtgttgatttttcttcatatatatatatatatatatatatatatatat
This genomic stretch from Festucalex cinctus isolate MCC-2025b chromosome 13, RoL_Fcin_1.0, whole genome shotgun sequence harbors:
- the ltbp4 gene encoding latent-transforming growth factor beta-binding protein 4 isoform X1, with the translated sequence MRVFLLCVCATAWMFCAHANDGHRNRHRSLEARRPGEERKGRWGACADPVARMRTGTCIKREDRLPRWLPRLLSSFLSPQKLPCFNSAASAISTEFHPCFQVLNKYRVELKRCPPHCRGSSWCPKGICTVSKATSSTGGHLAPPAFLNPNPSPESGRAREDPPESTRRPPTEDLLQGNTSVSWSSREARRMSLKLSARSKLKAGAAKKTFLSLREAQAVLMKKMAAGKRDKMAAVLMKHIEKEKKRLNVGTSFSHQGNVTVRTDAPAVVCRLLCKNGGVCLLKDRCLCPSNFTGKFCQIPVTSQASSQATPSSSSSSSSSPNEIVKPPRLAVMAPDTDLTRSEFLLPLGSHNHDLAGAPGASLVKVRVQHPPEASVKVHQVMKVSGFMPAPPSFSSGALSGSAGAPAPTRDDVQARTPVDGGVRAQTLRRDGVYAQHAGFKYCFREVKDGQCSSPLPGLRSKEMCCRGLGKAWGSTDCALCPPHAAGPNNSSCPVGFQPNNGTKCVDVNECLRPGLCENGLCVNTAGSYSCVCKTGFILDASHGLCISQSVISEEKGQCYRVLGSGLGPSSCSLPILRNITKQICCCSRVGKAWGPQCQRCPYFGSAAFKEICPAGPGYHYSASVLQFSQRAADQLGTRGAQLLTDDQQPHHGTSSASQQKPCPSRTSRPSPPPPRLAVSPPPSRPVNPGSTPRHRPQSPDRAAVQPDRPKPTTSSVRSPPRADESRGTARNQGTVGSRGASHNQVSNRNQGITRNQGLSQNQSTSWEQSIGGSQDNTRNPATGRSQIPSGSQDVRVGHGTRISQSSSGSQDTNQNQGSIRNQITNLNQGTSGSQDSLSVFAEGLLPGRGDSLPEPAPRIPEQDLLPPKKPQTTTRPPQVQRMPGVCETKPDVCGGGRCVDQPGGKHTCVCHQGYQANRQRTHCQDVNECFASGGVCAPGECVNSAGSYRCVCPSGFKTDARKTRCQDVNECEDPLLCPGQECVNNPGSYRCVSCQPGFGLLNGLCTDIDECVQAPCANGRCENSPGSFRCLCRHGYQLTNNTCADVDECADPSQCPGQMCVNSVGSYRCVSCRPGYKLTNKQCTDVNECEDGAMCPGGQCVNTKGSYKCVDCRQGYRATNGVCEDVDECASASTCPAERVCVNTVGSYRCDCQPGYRTFGRGRPCRDIDECVEENWCPPTGECVNTPGSFKCVCPQGYALSEGDGNNKTCIDVNECARSNVCVDGECVNTEGSFTCRCRQGFASNPENNACLDVDECSSSGASVCGGNQRCQNTIGSYRCLTSCQPGFQASADGRCHDVDECADGSACGRHAVCRNVAGTYECLCDPGFTSAPDGNSCVDEDECASMPGVCGRARCANLEGSFTCECDAPGEDFDSDARRCVSALPPAAFPIQPSSSSSSSSLSLSSSSIHAGAFEVPAPRPDELHECYFQVGSSSCSLLAANISRQECCCTLGEGWGLGCLYQACPPDHSADFLSLCPSGRGYVTGGEADFSYTDVDECKRFHPEVCKNGVCVNNIPGYNCYCSSGFVYNVALLECVDLDECEQESCEGGSCVNTLGSYYCSCPPPLVLDNTQRKCVNASHLTLDENLSVCWQTVSADLMCQSPLLGAQVTFSDCCCLYGQGWGMECALCPQTDSDDFGSLCSSFPPAVFPDPPGPEALGPGRGPPFFPPDVLPATDYDDYSPVGGGSDDDTYPGPPRFDVGYYPGRDYDGSPLRRPFGAGPPPPGAPPLRLAPLPFDEDEDEEEGESWGRGPPFPPPASPRRLYERRYDAFAGLSAADDCGILDGCDNGTCIRLDEGYTCDCYHGYRLDATTMTCIDVNECEGGADVDFPCVNSRCVNTDGSFRCVCQRGYVMSRRLNHCVPA
- the ltbp4 gene encoding latent-transforming growth factor beta-binding protein 4 isoform X2, which produces MLRVRLLYVLSSLVVSFSLAADGQSVGAPGAAPAGADRVQVMFTPTICKVRCSQQRCVNHCERGNVTTLFSGPAAGRPIGDGFRVFVCRLLCKNGGVCLLKDRCLCPSNFTGKFCQIPVTSQASSQATPSSSSSSSSSPNEIVKPPRLAVMAPDTDLTRSEFLLPLGSHNHDLAGAPGASLVKVRVQHPPEASVKVHQVMKVSGFMPAPPSFSSGALSGSAGAPAPTRDDVQARTPVDGGVRAQTLRRDGVYAQHAGFKYCFREVKDGQCSSPLPGLRSKEMCCRGLGKAWGSTDCALCPPHAGPNNSSCPVGFQPNNGTKCVDVNECLRPGLCENGLCVNTAGSYSCVCKTGFILDASHGLCISQSVISEEKGQCYRVLGSGLGPSSCSLPILRNITKQICCCSRVGKAWGPQCQRCPYFGSAAFKEICPAGPGYHYSASVLQFSQRAADQLGTRGAQLLTDDQQPHHGTSSASQQKPCPSRTSRPSPPPPRLAVSPPPSRPVNPGSTPRHRPQSPDRAAVQPDRPKPTTSSVRSPPRADESRGTARNQGTVGSRGASHNQVSNRNQGITRNQGLSQNQSTSWEQSIGGSQDNTRNPATGRSQIPSGSQDVRVGHGTRISQSSSGSQDTNQNQGSIRNQITNLNQGTSGSQDSLSVFAEGLLPGRGDSLPEPAPRIPEQDLLPPKKPQTTTRPPQVQRMPGVCETKPDVCGGGRCVDQPGGKHTCVCHQGYQANRQRTHCQDVNECFASGGVCAPGECVNSAGSYRCVCPSGFKTDARKTRCQDVNECEDPLLCPGQECVNNPGSYRCVSCQPGFGLLNGLCTDIDECVQAPCANGRCENSPGSFRCLCRHGYQLTNNTCADVDECADPSQCPGQMCVNSVGSYRCVSCRPGYKLTNKQCTDVNECEDGAMCPGGQCVNTKGSYKCVDCRQGYRATNGVCEDVDECASASTCPAERVCVNTVGSYRCDCQPGYRTFGRGRPCRDIDECVEENWCPPTGECVNTPGSFKCVCPQGYALSEGDGNNKTCIDVNECARSNVCVDGECVNTEGSFTCRCRQGFASNPENNACLDVDECSSSGASVCGGNQRCQNTIGSYRCLTSCQPGFQASADGRCHDVDECADGSACGRHAVCRNVAGTYECLCDPGFTSAPDGNSCVDEDECASMPGVCGRARCANLEGSFTCECDAPGEDFDSDARRCVSALPPAAFPIQPSSSSSSSSLSLSSSSIHAGAFEVPAPRPDELHECYFQVGSSSCSLLAANISRQECCCTLGEGWGLGCLYQACPPDHSADFLSLCPSGRGYVTGGEADFSYTDVDECKRFHPEVCKNGVCVNNIPGYNCYCSSGFVYNVALLECVDLDECEQESCEGGSCVNTLGSYYCSCPPPLVLDNTQRKCVNASHLTLDENLSVCWQTVSADLMCQSPLLGAQVTFSDCCCLYGQGWGMECALCPQTDSDDFGSLCSSFPPAVFPDPPGPEALGPGRGPPFFPPDVLPATDYDDYSPVGGGSDDDTYPGPPRFDVGYYPGRDYDGSPLRRPFGAGPPPPGAPPLRLAPLPFDEDEDEEEGESWGRGPPFPPPASPRRLYERRYDAFAGLSAADDCGILDGCDNGTCIRLDEGYTCDCYHGYRLDATTMTCIDVNECEGGADVDFPCVNSRCVNTDGSFRCVCQRGYVMSRRLNHCVPA